In one Dreissena polymorpha isolate Duluth1 chromosome 7, UMN_Dpol_1.0, whole genome shotgun sequence genomic region, the following are encoded:
- the LOC127839693 gene encoding immediate early response gene 5-like protein, whose amino-acid sequence MSATTDAQRLIAVSLGKIAVSRQQRCGINLHKNLLVASVLHKARTTYMMDNFQTLLAQKRAQAEKEAAAKMIVDTQPEMRSSSRVELMESSTTPEVTDRIRTDKAEVPNGELTNKASKSCSDKENIVPVSKNNAELKSSDICDKSDDLQSKCCYKKDLNNAAPIVLGKPALSSRNSSDYVSQLPQCRCVGTKRRRLAVDYESGSVSKRARFTEEGDGSDSDFEYDSDSSDCDATERMQTESSQVTGLVDIFNSGFNGLCKSNEAKPSSPAGHINVYVSADRSVGGHQYVLKDLSCGTQIIDKVSLPTAIALAV is encoded by the coding sequence ATGAGTGCCACAACCGATGCGCAACGTTTGATCGCCGTGTCCCTCGGGAAAATTGCCGTGTCACGCCAGCAACGTTGTGGAATTAACCTGCATAAAAACTTATTAGTGGCGAGTGTCCTTCACAAGGCTAGAACAACGTACATGATGGATAACTTTCAGACACTTCTGGCTCAGAAACGGGCACAGGCCGAGAAAGAAGCAGCGGCTAAAATGATCGTGGACACACAGCCAGAAATGCGGTCATCTTCACGCGTTGAATTAATGGAAAGTTCAACAACGCCTGAGGTCACAGACCGTATCCGAACTGACAAAGCGGAGGTTCCCAACGGGGAACTGACGAACAAAGCGAGCAAGTCGTGTTCGGACAAAGAAAATATCGTGCCGGTTAGTAAGAACAATGCGGAATTAAAGTCTTCAGACATTTGTGATAAATCGGATGATCTCCAATCGAAGTGTTGTTATAAAAAGGACCTTAACAACGCGGCTCCAATTGTGTTAGGAAAACCTGCGCTGTCGTCGCGTAACAGTTCGGATTACGTCAGCCAGTTACCCCAGTGCAGGTGTGTAGGAACAAAGCGTCGGAGACTTGCGGTGGATTATGAATCAGGGTCGGTCTCAAAGCGGGCTCGATTCACCGAGGAAGGCGATGGAAGTGACTCAGACTTTGAGTATGACTCGGACTCAAGTGACTGTGATGCAACGGAAAGAATGCAGACTGAGTCGTCTCAGGTGACCGGTCTGGTTGACATTTTTAACAGCGGCTTTAACGGACTTTGCAAATCTAACGAAGCGAAGCCGTCGTCACCGGCCGGACATATCAATGTGTACGTCAGCGCGGACAGGTCCGTTGGCGGACACCAGTATGTACTGAAAGACTTAAGTTGCGGCACCCAAATAATAGACAAAGTTTCGCTGCCCACCGCTATTGCATTGGCAGTATGA